In one Cloacibacillus porcorum genomic region, the following are encoded:
- a CDS encoding M20/M25/M40 family metallo-hydrolase: MSEIRELLYELVSVQSDTGTKLEVKMGEKIFDIIRRNEYFAKHPELCGMESGGDFLGRSVVWALKKGSTNRTVILSGHYDAVEIDSYGELKPYALEPDELKKHLKEVVRSDNAALAATEDDNWLFGRGAADMKAGIAINLHALFTTENAEASVLFAAVCDEENLSAGCRTMMPLLSELRRRFGLDYRLCVITEPQLSSPDEPNKFSVYCGGTGKMLPMIMAKGKLAHCAQNIEGLNAAYMLAEAVRRIELNPELMSSDLGISTQSPSFQIMKDMKTTYDVSMPEYAVGCANILFLGEGRQREIMEKLRDICRTAFKNVMTRYNATFDICKNKGLVTESLRLKAEPVVMSFSELCGKVKEVKGEGYAEFIKEKEAELAEKINSGELNMQQAAAAHIRTMIEASLIDYPAFVIGMAPPYYPANSNEHLDCDISVFEEAVREVVTGRYGYELDMMPYLPGMADISYMSCTNPAAEKALMEQLSVPRSLYDIPFDDIAALNIPCYNLGPHSGNVHQMLERVWLPDVEKVVPETIAKIIERA, encoded by the coding sequence ATGAGCGAAATAAGAGAACTGTTGTACGAACTTGTGTCGGTACAGAGCGACACCGGCACAAAACTTGAGGTGAAGATGGGCGAAAAAATATTCGACATCATCCGTCGGAACGAATACTTCGCCAAACATCCGGAATTATGCGGCATGGAGAGCGGCGGCGACTTCCTCGGGCGTTCCGTCGTCTGGGCGCTTAAAAAGGGCTCCACAAACCGCACGGTCATCCTCTCCGGCCACTATGACGCCGTCGAGATAGACTCCTACGGCGAGCTTAAACCCTACGCGCTGGAGCCGGACGAACTCAAGAAACACCTTAAAGAGGTCGTGCGCTCCGACAACGCGGCGCTTGCGGCGACAGAGGACGACAACTGGCTCTTTGGGCGCGGCGCCGCCGACATGAAGGCCGGCATCGCTATAAACCTGCACGCGCTCTTCACCACGGAGAACGCGGAGGCGAGCGTTCTCTTCGCCGCCGTCTGCGACGAGGAAAACCTCTCCGCCGGCTGCCGCACGATGATGCCGCTGCTCTCGGAGCTGCGCCGCCGTTTCGGGCTTGACTACAGGCTCTGTGTCATAACCGAGCCGCAGCTCTCCTCGCCGGACGAACCCAACAAATTCAGCGTCTACTGCGGCGGTACCGGCAAGATGCTGCCCATGATAATGGCAAAGGGTAAGCTGGCGCACTGCGCGCAGAACATCGAGGGGCTCAACGCCGCCTATATGCTCGCGGAGGCCGTGCGCCGCATCGAGCTGAACCCAGAGCTCATGAGCAGCGACCTTGGCATCAGCACGCAGTCGCCGTCGTTCCAGATCATGAAGGATATGAAGACCACCTACGACGTCTCCATGCCGGAATACGCCGTGGGATGCGCCAACATCCTCTTTCTCGGAGAGGGCCGCCAGCGGGAGATCATGGAGAAGCTGCGGGATATATGCCGTACCGCTTTCAAAAATGTGATGACGCGCTACAACGCCACCTTTGATATCTGCAAGAACAAAGGACTCGTCACCGAATCCCTGCGTCTCAAAGCGGAGCCAGTGGTAATGAGCTTCAGCGAGCTGTGCGGCAAGGTAAAGGAGGTCAAGGGGGAGGGCTACGCCGAATTTATCAAAGAAAAAGAGGCGGAGCTCGCCGAGAAGATAAACTCCGGCGAACTGAACATGCAGCAGGCCGCCGCCGCCCACATCAGGACGATGATTGAGGCCTCGCTCATCGACTACCCCGCCTTCGTCATCGGCATGGCCCCGCCCTACTATCCCGCGAACAGCAACGAACACCTTGACTGCGATATATCCGTATTTGAGGAGGCGGTGCGTGAGGTAGTAACCGGCAGATACGGCTACGAACTGGATATGATGCCCTACCTGCCCGGCATGGCCGATATCAGCTATATGTCCTGCACAAATCCCGCGGCGGAAAAGGCCCTCATGGAACAGCTCTCCGTCCCGCGCTCCCTCTACGACATTCCCTTCGACGATATCGCGGCGCTCAACATCCCCTGCTACAACCTCGGCCCGCACAGCGGCAATGTCCACCAGATGCTAGAGAGAGTATGGCTCCCCGACGTTGAAAAGGTCGTGCCGGAGACGATCGCGAAGATCATCGAGAGGGCGTAA
- a CDS encoding YhcH/YjgK/YiaL family protein: MIRTTVTEINRYFCLGRGIKLAVDFIKNSDLASLPPGRYPIDGAKVFALIQEVRTIFSEEALFENHFRSADLQMTISGEECVGYCPVAKLIKSGSYNEATDVQNYTGQADCIMQNKANESVSIFFPEDGHQPYVTRDISQPIKKIVVRINMEYIDS, from the coding sequence ATGATCAGAACCACAGTGACAGAAATAAATAGATATTTTTGCTTGGGTCGGGGAATCAAGTTAGCGGTTGATTTTATCAAGAACAGCGACCTTGCTTCGTTGCCGCCAGGGCGTTATCCAATAGATGGGGCAAAGGTATTTGCCCTGATACAGGAGGTCCGTACGATATTCTCTGAGGAGGCGCTTTTTGAAAACCATTTCCGCAGTGCTGACCTACAAATGACTATTTCTGGCGAAGAATGCGTGGGTTATTGTCCCGTAGCAAAATTGATAAAATCCGGTAGCTACAATGAAGCTACTGATGTTCAGAATTATACGGGACAGGCCGATTGTATCATGCAAAATAAAGCAAATGAGAGCGTATCTATTTTCTTTCCTGAGGATGGACACCAACCATATGTAACAAGAGATATTTCCCAACCGATAAAGAAAATCGTCGTAAGAATAAATATGGAGTACATCGATAGTTGA
- the allB gene encoding allantoinase AllB, with translation MYDLIVSGGKIVLEERIVRADIGVKEGKIVAIGELSSCLATEIVDARGKYIFPGLVDCHVHLNDPGFTWREDFCTGTSAAAAGGVTTVIDMPLQNEPPLFNLDAFSKKARVLSGRSAVDYAFWGAALNYNINDIKELHKAGCVAYKIFLAPVSEDYQTLGEDTVARVFKETLQFNGLVGFHAEDYYTIKKEENKFLNKENCSWQDYLTTRPLSAELTAVTNVIALVRETGARAHICHVSHPAVAALIDFAQREGLPITAETCMHYLVFSSTDLLAKGAFFKCAPPLREVDCRERLWNYVANGVLSVICSDHSPCREDEKDVSLHGVFCAWGGISGLQNTMQLFFEYAINQRKYSPTLLSKALSANPAKIFGLYGQKGAVKIGFDADLVIFDPLMPWIITKDSLLYKNKISAFIGLSGIGLPVRTILRGKTIYIHGEDNAAFYNGCLVIPKD, from the coding sequence GTGTATGATTTAATTGTTTCAGGTGGAAAAATTGTCCTTGAGGAAAGGATTGTCCGTGCAGATATAGGCGTAAAGGAAGGTAAGATTGTTGCCATTGGCGAATTGTCCTCCTGCCTTGCTACCGAGATTGTTGATGCGCGTGGAAAATATATTTTTCCCGGCCTTGTAGATTGTCATGTCCATCTTAATGATCCTGGGTTTACATGGCGCGAAGATTTTTGCACGGGAACCTCAGCGGCAGCGGCGGGTGGTGTTACGACAGTCATTGACATGCCCCTCCAAAATGAACCTCCACTCTTTAACTTAGATGCTTTTTCAAAAAAGGCCAGGGTGCTTTCTGGCCGCTCTGCTGTTGACTATGCTTTTTGGGGTGCCGCGCTTAATTATAATATTAATGATATAAAAGAATTGCACAAAGCTGGATGTGTGGCATATAAGATATTTCTTGCTCCAGTGTCGGAAGACTACCAGACTCTTGGAGAAGATACTGTCGCAAGAGTTTTTAAAGAAACTTTACAATTTAATGGCCTGGTAGGTTTTCATGCAGAAGATTATTATACAATCAAAAAAGAAGAGAATAAGTTCCTTAATAAAGAAAACTGTAGTTGGCAAGATTATTTAACTACAAGGCCGCTATCCGCGGAACTTACCGCTGTAACAAATGTTATTGCATTAGTGAGAGAGACAGGAGCCCGCGCGCATATATGTCATGTGAGTCATCCGGCAGTGGCGGCGCTGATTGATTTTGCACAAAGAGAGGGTTTGCCGATAACGGCAGAAACCTGTATGCACTATCTTGTCTTTAGTTCTACGGATTTATTGGCAAAGGGAGCTTTTTTTAAATGTGCACCTCCGTTAAGGGAAGTCGATTGCCGGGAAAGGTTATGGAATTATGTCGCCAATGGTGTCCTGTCTGTTATATGTTCAGATCATTCTCCATGCAGAGAGGATGAAAAAGATGTCTCTCTGCATGGGGTATTTTGCGCGTGGGGAGGGATAAGCGGGCTTCAAAATACGATGCAGTTGTTTTTTGAATATGCCATAAACCAAAGAAAATATTCTCCTACACTGCTCTCCAAAGCTCTTTCCGCGAATCCTGCAAAGATTTTTGGCCTATATGGGCAAAAGGGTGCGGTCAAGATTGGTTTTGACGCAGATCTAGTTATATTTGACCCTCTTATGCCGTGGATAATTACAAAAGACTCTCTACTCTATAAAAATAAGATATCTGCATTCATCGGGTTATCCGGTATCGGTTTGCCGGTCAGAACTATTTTGCGAGGGAAAACAATCTATATACATGGCGAAGACAACGCCGCTTTTTACAATGGATGTTTGGTAATTCCCAAGGATTGA
- a CDS encoding pyridoxal-phosphate-dependent aminotransferase family protein, translating into MELKAGMTLPLRKTTEKLLMGPGPSNADQRVLRAMSEPMIGHLDPDFLGIMNETRELLKYVFQTENELTMAMPGTGSAGMEAAWANTVLPEMKVIICVHGVFGQRMTDVASRYGANVVVVGSPMGRPIDPADLQKAIKDNPDAKVVGIVHAETSTGVLQPLEEISKMVHEAGMFLLVDCVTSLGGVEVPVERLKFDMTYSGTQKCLNCPPGLAPLTVSPRMGEWISKREIPVKNWYLDLNMIMRYWGEDRFYHHTAPINMTYALNEALRIILEEGNEKRWERHWSNARIFWKVLEAMGLKPVVEEKYRLPSLTTYYTPEGVNEASVRKYLMDKYSIEIGGGLGELKGKIHRVGLMGVNSNPAKMALLTVALCDAFNAHGYKCDTGAALEVLSAR; encoded by the coding sequence ATGGAACTTAAAGCAGGAATGACCTTACCGCTTCGTAAAACAACAGAAAAATTACTAATGGGCCCCGGCCCATCCAACGCCGACCAGCGTGTGCTGCGGGCGATGAGTGAGCCGATGATCGGGCACCTTGATCCCGATTTTCTGGGAATCATGAACGAGACCAGAGAGCTTCTTAAATACGTCTTCCAGACGGAGAACGAACTCACCATGGCGATGCCGGGAACGGGAAGCGCCGGTATGGAGGCCGCCTGGGCCAACACCGTACTTCCGGAGATGAAAGTCATCATCTGCGTCCACGGCGTATTCGGACAGAGGATGACGGACGTCGCCTCCCGCTACGGAGCCAACGTAGTCGTCGTCGGATCGCCGATGGGCAGGCCCATCGACCCTGCCGACCTGCAAAAGGCCATAAAAGACAACCCCGACGCGAAAGTAGTCGGCATTGTTCACGCGGAGACCTCCACCGGCGTCCTTCAGCCGCTTGAGGAGATCTCAAAGATGGTGCACGAGGCGGGGATGTTCCTGCTCGTGGACTGCGTCACCTCCCTCGGCGGTGTGGAAGTCCCTGTAGAGAGGCTCAAATTCGATATGACATACAGCGGGACCCAGAAATGCCTCAACTGCCCTCCCGGTCTGGCGCCTCTCACCGTCTCCCCGCGTATGGGCGAATGGATCAGCAAACGCGAAATACCCGTCAAAAACTGGTATCTCGACCTTAACATGATAATGCGCTACTGGGGAGAAGACCGCTTCTACCACCATACGGCGCCGATAAACATGACCTACGCGCTCAACGAGGCGCTGCGCATCATCCTCGAAGAGGGAAATGAAAAACGTTGGGAGCGCCACTGGTCCAATGCGCGTATCTTCTGGAAGGTGCTTGAGGCTATGGGGCTGAAGCCGGTCGTGGAAGAAAAATACCGTCTGCCGAGCCTGACCACCTACTACACCCCCGAGGGTGTGAACGAGGCTTCGGTGCGCAAATACCTTATGGACAAATACAGCATCGAAATCGGCGGCGGCCTCGGCGAGCTGAAGGGTAAGATCCACCGCGTCGGCCTAATGGGTGTCAACTCCAACCCCGCGAAAATGGCGCTGCTGACCGTAGCGCTATGCGACGCCTTCAACGCGCACGGATACAAGTGCGATACCGGTGCGGCGCTGGAGGTCTTGTCCGCACGATAG
- the allB gene encoding allantoinase AllB → MFDLVLKNCMAVTPHGVVTSDVCVKDEKIADIIPCGRDLPAVSVVDIGRKYLFPGVIDPHVHFNDPGLPEREDLRTGTMAAAAGGVTTVIDMPLSGNPTIISLSALEQKKMSVIEKAVVDCALWGGLVNDNTEYLVDMAGSGACAFKAFTCYAGEDFPYVTRDVLLKGMMEAAAHDFLIGVHCEDEKIVSVLESEAKSSGRNGVKDFLKAHPPISEEKAVEMVLEVAEISGARVHICHASIPSVVEKVVAARSRGVKATVETCPHYLIFTEDDLERMQGILKCTPPVRKQKDVDGMWDMLLSGKIDMLGSDHSPSTRSQKKSLRGNFWDIWGGINGVQTFFPLLFYHGVIKRGLGVEDLARLTSTKAAEIFGLWPEKGAISVGCDADFMVFDPTEKWLVFQENLFYKNKHTPYHGMAVTGKVVMTFVRGKCVFDRGVINLIHGSVLHARRTN, encoded by the coding sequence ATGTTCGATCTTGTATTGAAGAACTGTATGGCCGTTACACCGCATGGTGTGGTTACATCTGATGTCTGTGTAAAGGATGAAAAAATCGCAGACATAATTCCATGTGGGAGAGACTTGCCGGCGGTGTCTGTTGTTGATATCGGACGCAAATATTTATTCCCGGGTGTTATTGACCCGCACGTCCACTTTAATGACCCCGGGCTGCCAGAGCGGGAAGACCTTCGTACCGGTACAATGGCCGCTGCCGCTGGTGGTGTGACGACGGTGATAGATATGCCCCTCTCCGGAAACCCTACGATTATTTCTCTTTCCGCGCTTGAACAGAAAAAGATGTCTGTTATTGAGAAAGCAGTTGTTGATTGTGCTTTATGGGGTGGACTGGTTAATGACAACACGGAATACCTGGTGGATATGGCAGGTTCTGGCGCCTGTGCATTTAAGGCATTTACCTGTTATGCGGGGGAAGATTTTCCTTATGTTACCAGGGATGTGCTTCTCAAAGGAATGATGGAAGCTGCTGCCCATGATTTTCTGATAGGCGTCCATTGTGAAGATGAGAAAATCGTCAGCGTGCTGGAGAGCGAGGCCAAATCATCGGGCAGAAATGGTGTGAAAGATTTTTTAAAGGCACATCCTCCAATCTCAGAAGAAAAAGCGGTGGAAATGGTCTTGGAGGTGGCAGAAATCAGCGGGGCCAGGGTGCATATATGCCATGCATCTATTCCAAGTGTGGTAGAAAAGGTTGTTGCCGCCAGAAGCCGCGGTGTTAAGGCAACTGTGGAAACATGCCCTCACTACCTGATTTTTACTGAAGATGACCTTGAAAGGATGCAGGGAATATTAAAGTGTACTCCGCCGGTAAGAAAACAAAAAGATGTGGACGGAATGTGGGATATGCTTTTATCAGGTAAGATTGATATGCTAGGCTCTGATCATTCTCCCTCAACGCGGTCTCAGAAAAAATCGCTACGTGGCAATTTCTGGGATATATGGGGAGGAATAAATGGGGTTCAAACGTTCTTTCCACTTCTTTTTTATCATGGAGTTATCAAAAGAGGACTCGGTGTTGAGGACCTTGCCAGGTTAACCTCCACCAAAGCGGCAGAAATATTTGGTCTATGGCCGGAAAAGGGAGCGATTTCTGTGGGGTGTGACGCAGACTTCATGGTATTTGACCCCACGGAAAAATGGTTGGTGTTTCAGGAAAATCTTTTTTATAAAAACAAGCATACACCATATCATGGGATGGCAGTTACGGGGAAAGTGGTGATGACATTCGTAAGAGGAAAATGTGTCTTTGACAGAGGCGTTATTAATTTAATACATGGTAGCGTGTTACACGCTCGTAGGACAAATTAA
- a CDS encoding aspartate/ornithine carbamoyltransferase family protein: MSLFEAAQMIEPFWKHRLNLMNNRILGTIFFQPSTRTRFSTEDAMVRLGGSVLSESNPLHSSSTAKGESLFDYLRTVSTYTDIIGLRHYDDEKVFSSLNGATVPVISCGWGDVTHPTQGILDLYTCYRAFGDFMGMKIMIATPDLSRARSGHSFAMGLAQMGAEIIYVGSSKNKMLPLVHDKLNEAGAKYEIYNDLSNAEIMELMSDCDACYLPGCSVPKDNPEDRAAFLDLIKPFYITLEGLETIKKKTGRKVGIMHSLPRNDVEFDHDIDNSEFQLYFQQMAFSVPIRMALIAAMVGVK; encoded by the coding sequence ATAAGCCTTTTTGAAGCTGCACAAATGATAGAGCCTTTCTGGAAGCATCGCCTGAATTTGATGAATAACAGGATCCTGGGGACAATATTTTTTCAGCCCAGTACCAGGACACGGTTCAGTACAGAAGACGCTATGGTAAGGCTTGGCGGCAGTGTACTTTCTGAATCTAATCCGCTACATAGCTCGTCAACGGCAAAAGGCGAGTCCCTGTTCGATTATCTGCGAACAGTATCTACTTATACAGATATTATCGGATTACGCCATTATGATGACGAGAAGGTATTTAGCTCTCTGAACGGTGCCACCGTGCCTGTGATAAGTTGTGGCTGGGGAGATGTCACGCATCCTACACAGGGTATACTTGACCTCTATACATGCTATCGTGCCTTTGGGGATTTCATGGGAATGAAGATTATGATTGCCACGCCGGATCTCTCTAGGGCAAGGAGTGGCCATTCTTTTGCGATGGGACTTGCTCAGATGGGAGCGGAAATCATTTATGTAGGCTCTAGTAAAAATAAGATGCTTCCTCTGGTGCATGATAAACTAAACGAAGCCGGAGCAAAATACGAGATATATAATGACTTAAGCAATGCGGAGATCATGGAGTTGATGTCGGATTGTGATGCCTGCTATCTGCCTGGATGCAGTGTACCTAAGGATAATCCTGAGGACCGAGCGGCTTTCCTGGATTTGATAAAGCCATTCTATATCACACTTGAAGGGCTGGAAACCATAAAGAAGAAAACGGGTAGGAAGGTAGGCATAATGCACTCTCTGCCGCGAAATGACGTTGAGTTTGACCATGATATCGATAATAGTGAATTTCAACTTTATTTTCAACAAATGGCTTTCAGTGTGCCGATACGGATGGCTTTGATAGCGGCGATGGTAGGTGTGAAATAG
- the allE gene encoding (S)-ureidoglycine aminohydrolase, with amino-acid sequence MGKVGYPTEPLSTRAVIKHGVYSVIPPEGRVINTIPGFEGFESTILASPKLGASFVMIISTVIPGAKTTIPWGGDGIETFVYFMDGEGELTVKIDEKIEKLPQGGFAFCPADKGLELFNESTGRFRVLLYKQRYIPVKGVSLPAPVIGNINDVEEMNYAEMDNVFLKDFLPVNDIAFDFNFHILSFDPGACHPFIETHVQEHGAYITSGEGIYTLGPDRIHVKKDDFLFMGAYTEQATYATGRERFSYVYSKDFNRDVEL; translated from the coding sequence ATGGGAAAAGTCGGTTATCCAACGGAGCCATTGTCAACAAGAGCGGTTATCAAACATGGTGTATATTCTGTCATTCCGCCGGAGGGTAGGGTTATAAACACTATTCCAGGATTTGAGGGATTTGAATCTACAATTCTCGCATCCCCCAAACTTGGTGCTAGTTTTGTGATGATCATATCCACGGTTATACCCGGTGCAAAGACGACTATACCGTGGGGTGGAGACGGAATTGAGACTTTTGTCTATTTTATGGATGGTGAGGGTGAGCTTACCGTAAAAATTGACGAGAAAATCGAAAAACTGCCGCAGGGAGGTTTTGCGTTCTGCCCGGCCGACAAGGGATTGGAGCTCTTTAATGAGTCTACGGGAAGGTTTCGTGTCCTTCTGTATAAACAGCGCTATATTCCCGTTAAGGGAGTGTCACTGCCTGCGCCGGTCATTGGTAATATCAATGATGTAGAAGAGATGAACTATGCGGAGATGGATAATGTATTTTTAAAGGATTTCCTCCCTGTCAATGATATCGCTTTCGATTTTAATTTTCATATATTGTCCTTTGATCCCGGAGCCTGCCATCCCTTTATAGAGACTCACGTACAGGAGCATGGAGCCTACATTACCTCGGGAGAGGGAATTTATACACTGGGACCTGACCGTATACATGTTAAAAAAGACGATTTCTTGTTTATGGGTGCATACACGGAACAAGCGACATATGCAACGGGCCGCGAGAGGTTTAGCTATGTATATTCAAAAGACTTCAATAGAGATGTGGAACTTTAA
- a CDS encoding ABC transporter ATP-binding protein: MNNRASLLSVNNLTVNYGAIQALKGVNLDVYSGEIVAVIGANGAGKSTLMNAIMGAVPRAGGEVFLDGKLLPKESFNIVSAGISLSPEGRKVFAPLTVIENLNMGAFPIKNREEIYSEMEKVFKLFPRLNERKTQYAGTLSGGEQQMLAIGRALMAKPRVLLLDEPSLGLAPIIISEIFKELTEINRQLGMTILIVEQNARKALLLSHRAYVIQTGQMIMEGNSSDLLHNKDVEEAYLGGNR; encoded by the coding sequence ATGAATAACAGGGCTTCGCTGCTTTCCGTGAACAATTTAACAGTTAATTATGGAGCTATCCAAGCGTTAAAAGGCGTGAATCTGGACGTCTACAGTGGTGAGATAGTCGCTGTAATCGGTGCCAACGGAGCAGGTAAATCAACTCTTATGAACGCCATAATGGGAGCTGTCCCTAGGGCAGGAGGAGAGGTCTTTCTGGATGGAAAACTACTCCCTAAAGAGAGCTTTAATATCGTTTCTGCCGGTATATCTTTATCCCCCGAGGGCAGAAAAGTCTTTGCTCCGTTGACTGTGATAGAAAATCTCAATATGGGGGCCTTCCCCATAAAAAATAGAGAAGAAATTTACTCAGAAATGGAAAAGGTTTTTAAGCTTTTTCCAAGGCTGAACGAACGGAAGACGCAATATGCCGGTACTTTATCGGGGGGAGAGCAGCAGATGCTGGCAATTGGCAGGGCGTTGATGGCGAAACCTCGAGTTCTATTACTGGATGAGCCATCTTTGGGATTAGCTCCCATTATTATCAGCGAGATATTTAAAGAGTTGACCGAGATTAACAGACAGCTTGGTATGACAATATTGATTGTTGAACAAAATGCGAGAAAAGCTTTGCTTTTATCGCACCGAGCGTATGTTATCCAAACGGGGCAGATGATTATGGAGGGAAATTCCTCGGATCTTTTACACAATAAAGATGTTGAAGAGGCATATCTTGGCGGGAATCGTTAA
- a CDS encoding ABC transporter ATP-binding protein: MDKEILRLEKVNKSFGGVHAVKDISMTIAKGELTAIIGPNGAGKTTIFNLISGVYKVSSGDIFFNSKSLLRFRPDQIVGMGISRTFQNLRLFNDASVLENVMTAMQQQQKYSFFEAVSHLGRWKNKEKATKERSMELLDRVGLADRYMQEAGTLPYGLQRRLEMARAIALEPELLLLDEPAAGMNAEEIEQLNQLILKIHSDFNLTILLIEHHMELVMKICPHIICVNFGAKIAEGTPNEIQNNKDVLVAYLGEDD; the protein is encoded by the coding sequence ATGGATAAAGAGATACTAAGGTTGGAAAAGGTCAACAAATCATTTGGTGGAGTCCATGCTGTAAAAGACATAAGTATGACAATAGCTAAGGGTGAACTCACGGCTATTATCGGTCCAAACGGGGCCGGCAAGACTACTATATTTAATCTTATCTCAGGTGTATATAAAGTATCTTCCGGCGATATTTTCTTCAATAGTAAGTCTTTACTTAGATTTAGGCCGGATCAAATTGTTGGAATGGGAATATCGCGGACATTTCAGAATCTCAGGCTTTTCAACGATGCGTCAGTTTTGGAGAATGTGATGACTGCAATGCAGCAGCAGCAAAAATATTCTTTCTTTGAAGCGGTAAGCCACTTAGGACGCTGGAAGAATAAGGAAAAGGCTACCAAGGAAAGGAGTATGGAATTATTGGACAGGGTTGGGCTGGCAGATCGTTATATGCAGGAGGCGGGAACACTGCCGTATGGTCTCCAAAGACGCCTTGAAATGGCACGTGCTATCGCCCTTGAGCCAGAACTACTTCTTTTAGATGAACCCGCAGCCGGCATGAATGCGGAAGAAATCGAACAACTTAACCAATTGATACTCAAAATACATTCGGATTTTAATTTGACGATACTGTTAATAGAGCATCATATGGAGCTTGTTATGAAAATTTGCCCGCATATTATTTGTGTCAATTTTGGTGCAAAAATAGCGGAAGGTACTCCCAACGAGATACAAAATAACAAGGATGTTCTTGTCGCTTATTTAGGAGAGGACGATTAG
- a CDS encoding branched-chain amino acid ABC transporter permease produces the protein MSGYLEGIIALLCINCIAGMGVSLLTGFTGIFSLGHAGYMAIGAYTAAVMTVEYSIHWFPSVICGGILSMAVGWLIGIPTLKLDGDYYSIASLGLGETIRLLIENGGSVTNGARGYPGIDAFTTVPVALSFLVLMAVAMFFLISGNYGRAFKACRDDSQASSLLGFHTAHYRVLSLAISAFYCGIAGALMAGYMSFVQPIMFDSAKSTELVALVVFGGLGSMSGSLVGATILTLVTELFRPMSKYRMLVYGIVLVLIMVLRPSGIMGKHELSPEYIKEFITGKRKLAVVKR, from the coding sequence CAGGGTTTACAGGTATTTTCTCTTTAGGGCATGCTGGGTATATGGCGATAGGAGCCTATACTGCGGCGGTTATGACAGTTGAATACTCTATCCATTGGTTTCCCAGTGTTATTTGCGGCGGTATTTTATCAATGGCTGTTGGATGGCTGATAGGTATACCAACATTAAAGCTGGATGGAGATTATTATTCTATCGCTTCGTTGGGGCTAGGAGAGACTATCCGGCTTCTGATTGAAAATGGAGGTTCCGTAACGAACGGAGCCCGGGGGTATCCTGGAATTGACGCGTTTACAACTGTACCCGTGGCTCTATCGTTTCTGGTTCTTATGGCCGTTGCGATGTTTTTTCTGATCAGCGGGAATTATGGAAGGGCTTTCAAGGCCTGCAGAGACGACAGTCAGGCTTCGTCTTTACTCGGATTTCACACAGCTCATTATAGAGTTTTGAGTCTGGCAATATCGGCGTTTTACTGTGGGATAGCAGGTGCTTTGATGGCAGGCTACATGTCTTTTGTTCAGCCTATAATGTTTGACTCAGCAAAATCCACGGAACTGGTAGCATTGGTAGTTTTTGGCGGATTGGGATCAATGAGCGGAAGCCTGGTGGGGGCCACTATTCTCACCTTAGTTACGGAACTTTTCCGGCCAATGTCAAAATATCGCATGCTTGTATATGGGATAGTGTTGGTCCTGATAATGGTTCTGAGGCCTTCAGGAATCATGGGCAAGCACGAACTCTCCCCAGAATACATTAAGGAATTTATTACCGGTAAAAGAAAACTTGCTGTGGTGAAAAGGTGA